The sequence CTGCGGACGCCGCCGCCACCTCTACGTCCTGTGCTCCACCGAGCAGCCGATCCCCTGCCACCGAGCATCCTTCTGGGGAGTCCAGCAAGAAGCTAATACCAGTTTCCATGCCAGACTTTCCTACTGCCTTCAGCTTCGGCGGTCCCAAAGGCACCGGTGGAAGCATTAGTTTCCTCCCGCCGTCATTGGACTCCGATCACATTGCCGATACCATCAAGTCCTTCTTCCCGATGGCTGCTGCTGGTGGCACCACCATTTCGCCATCCTCTATCCCTTCAATTGGCTTCCACAACTACCCGTCGGACCTTCTCTCGCGAACCAGTGGCCGAACTCAAGACCTCCGCCTCTCTCTCCAATCCTTCCAAGATTCCGTCTTTCACAACGCCCAATCCGACCAGCAGCACCATAGTCCAACTCCTGCGCACCGTTCTCTACTCGTTGGCTCCTCCCACCTCGGCTTCGACGCTGCCTCACCCGGCTGGGTTGAGCAGAACCAGCGAGTGTCTGAATGGAATGTGGCGGAGACGAGCGGCGGTGCTGGCTTGTACGGATTTGCTTTCAACGTTCCACCACTGCAGGCGGTGCCGCTGCACTCGGTGCTCGGCCCAAGCCAATTTCTCACTCAGAGGGGACCCCTTCAGTCCAGTAACTCGCCTTCGGTCCGTGGTTGGGCGGACCCTGTCGCTCCCACATCCGAGTTTCACATGCAACCCGTGCTCCATCCCTCGGCTGCCTCCATCGGGTTCACATCGGAAGCCGACTTCTCGGGGTTCCATGTTCCGGCACGGATTCAGGGAGAAGAGGAGCACGGCGATGTCCC comes from Musa acuminata AAA Group cultivar baxijiao chromosome BXJ3-3, Cavendish_Baxijiao_AAA, whole genome shotgun sequence and encodes:
- the LOC103977014 gene encoding transcription factor PCF5-like, whose product is MGEHHSHHGSLGLHQLALHHHQQQQQREQRAQTHSRLGRLRAAGGEIVEVQGGHIVRSTGRKDRHSKVCTAKGPRDRRVRLSAHTAIQFYDVQDRLGYDRPSKAVDWLIKNAKAAIDQLAELPAAWIPTAAVTADAAATSTSCAPPSSRSPATEHPSGESSKKLIPVSMPDFPTAFSFGGPKGTGGSISFLPPSLDSDHIADTIKSFFPMAAAGGTTISPSSIPSIGFHNYPSDLLSRTSGRTQDLRLSLQSFQDSVFHNAQSDQQHHSPTPAHRSLLVGSSHLGFDAASPGWVEQNQRVSEWNVAETSGGAGLYGFAFNVPPLQAVPLHSVLGPSQFLTQRGPLQSSNSPSVRGWADPVAPTSEFHMQPVLHPSAASIGFTSEADFSGFHVPARIQGEEEHGDVPDKPPSATSASCQ